Proteins from one Mycobacterium sp. HUMS_12744610 genomic window:
- a CDS encoding M15 family metallopeptidase, giving the protein MAVLAAVTAAGFVLAQCAGAPPPPAATPPPPAAPPPSAPAGPTVAPVTAAELGASWRPGCPVVPERLRRVVVDHIGFDGRTHRGELIVHEDLVPQVITIFERLYRLGFPIEKIRTAEHYPAADDELSMADDNTSAFNCRGIPGSSRWSPHAYGRAIDVNPLVNPCLYAHGTFQPRNAVLYLNRGRTDPGLLHRGDPAVRVFTDRGWRWGGDWTVPVDYQHFEQTPG; this is encoded by the coding sequence GTGGCCGTACTGGCGGCGGTGACGGCGGCTGGTTTCGTGCTGGCGCAGTGCGCCGGGGCGCCGCCGCCTCCTGCGGCCACACCGCCGCCGCCCGCGGCGCCGCCGCCGTCGGCACCGGCCGGGCCGACGGTCGCCCCGGTCACCGCCGCCGAGCTGGGGGCGAGCTGGCGGCCGGGTTGCCCGGTCGTGCCGGAGCGGCTGCGCCGGGTCGTCGTCGACCACATAGGTTTCGACGGCCGGACCCACCGCGGCGAGCTGATCGTGCACGAAGACCTGGTGCCGCAGGTGATCACCATTTTCGAGCGGCTGTACCGGCTGGGCTTTCCGATCGAGAAAATCCGCACAGCCGAGCACTATCCGGCCGCCGACGACGAGTTGTCCATGGCCGACGACAACACGTCGGCGTTCAACTGCCGGGGCATCCCCGGGAGCAGCCGCTGGTCCCCGCACGCCTACGGCCGCGCCATCGACGTCAATCCCTTGGTCAACCCGTGCCTGTACGCCCACGGCACATTCCAACCGCGCAACGCGGTGCTCTACCTCAACCGCGGCCGCACCGACCCGGGACTTTTGCACCGCGGCGACCCGGCGGTACGGGTCTTCACCGATCGCGGCTGGCGATGGGGTGGGGACTGGACGGTTCCCGTGGACTACCAACACTTCGAGCAGACGCCGGGATGA